From the Mastacembelus armatus chromosome 14, fMasArm1.2, whole genome shotgun sequence genome, one window contains:
- the LOC113143267 gene encoding pannexin-3 isoform X1 produces the protein MSIAQAAAKAMLSDALLQEDSGMNRIHKLELELPLDKVIKFVSVGLPLMLVCMAFAREVSLGPQITCFPPNNFTVKQASYIDTYCWDSLMHHEYDSNGNFEERSLWVHKMFPYSLLAMAMLMYLPALIWRQLVMPTLGSDLLFIIDELDKSYNRSVRLAQSILDMRQNTKNPLTFQAELQRARKKRYFEYPLLERYMQCKQNSYFLVSMLFLRGFLLLTFMSAACLYLAYFHLSAFLQDEFSCFVRTGMLRGENWVPELVQCKMTGQLVFQVISVASGAIYILLAPIVIFSLIRLFVWDTTFISVYDVLPALNLINHHRLSCPLNDLNVLLLFLRANIAYLKSYGKVRALCSLAPPQVGNITAGQGLNTMLTQEEMEEREEAAMELAEEVEEAKEEGKPNLVDIMTVLGAAQGRVVNCNEKRPLVEENMSLGTVTLIYTLKRILLVAIFIYIIWDVQKIIK, from the exons ATGTCCATTGCCCAGGCAGCGGCCAAAGCCATGCTATCTGATGCCCTCCTGCAGGAGGACTCTGGGATGAACAGGATCCAtaagctggagctggagcttccactggacaaggtcatcaagtTTGTGTCTGTTGGCCTTCCACTGATGCTGGTATGCATGGCCTTCGCCCGTGAAGTTTCTCTGG GGCCTCAGATCACCTGTTTCCCTCCCAACAATTTCACTGTCAAGCAGGCCAGCTACATAGACACATACTGCTGGGACTCTCTCATGCATCATGAGTATGACAGCAATGGGAACTTTGAGGAGCGCTCTCTTTGGGTTCACAAA ATGTTCCCTTACTCTCTTCTCGCCATGGCAATGCTGATGTATCTGCCAGCTCTGATCTGGCGCCAGCTCGTCATGCCCACACTGGGCTCAGACCTGCTGTTCATAATTGATGAACTAGACAAGTCATACAACCGTTCAGTCAGACTGGCACAGAGTATTCTGGATATGCGACAGAACACTAAGAACCCCCTCACATTTCAAGCTGAACTGCAGAG AGCTAGGAAGAAGCGATACTTTGAGTACCCTCTACTGGAGAGATACATGCAGTGCAAACAAAACTCCTACTTCCTTGTTAGCATGCTTTTCTTGCGTGGGTTCCTTCTCCTGACCTTCATGAGTGCTGCCTGTCTCTACCTGGCCTACTTCCACCTCTCTGCCTTCTTGCAGGATGAATTCAGCTGCTTTGTCCGCACGGGCATGTTGCGTGGTGAGAACTGGGTGCCAGAGCTGGTTCAATGTAAAATGACTGGCCAGTTAGTCTTCCAGGTGATAAGCGTGGCCAGTGGCGCAATCTATATCCTGTTGGCTCCCATTGTCATCTTCAGCCTGATTCGGCTTTTTGTCTGGGACACCACCTTCATCTCTGTGTATGATGTCCTCCCTGCTTTGAATCTCATCAACCATCACAGGCTATCCTGCCCACTGAATGACCTCAATGTTCTCCTGCTGTTCTTGCGTGCCAACATAGCATACTTGAAGTCCTATGGAAAGGTGAGGGCATTGTGCTCACTGGCACCACCACAGGTGGGAAATATCACTGCAGGGCAAGGCTTAAACACAATGCTGACccaagaagaaatggaagaacgTGAAGAGGCTGCAATGGAGTTGgcagaggaagtggaggaggcCAAGGAGGAAGGGAAGCCCAACTTAGTGGATATTATGACTGTTTTGGGAGCAGCACAGGGAAGAGTGGTAAACTGCAATGAGAAGAGGCCTCTGGTGGAGGAAAATATGAGTCTGGGTACTGTAACACTTATCTACACACTCAAACGCATACTGCTTGTGGCTATTTTCATCTACATCATTTGGGATGTacaaaaaattattaaatga
- the LOC113143267 gene encoding pannexin-3 isoform X2 — protein sequence MSIAQAAAKAMLSDALLQEDSGMNRIHKLELELPLDKVIKFVSVGLPLMLVCMAFAREVSLGPQITCFPPNNFTVKQASYIDTYCWDSLMHHEYDSNGNFEERSLWVHKMFPYSLLAMAMLMYLPALIWRQLVMPTLGSDLLFIIDELDKSYNRSVRLAQSILDMRQNTKNPLTFQAELQRARKKRYFEYPLLERYMQCKQNSYFLVSMLFLRGFLLLTFMSAACLYLAYFHLSAFLQDEFSCFVRTGMLRGENWVPELVQCKMTGQLVFQVISVASGAIYILLAPIVIFSLIRLFVWDTTFISVYDVLPALNLINHHRLSCPLNDLNVLLLFLRANIAYLKSYGKVRALCSLAPPQVGNITAGQGLNTMLTQEEMEEREEAAMELAEEVEEAKEEGKPNLVDIMTVLGAAQGRVVNCNEKRPLVEENMSLEPNLHGYHELKETTPFSHY from the exons ATGTCCATTGCCCAGGCAGCGGCCAAAGCCATGCTATCTGATGCCCTCCTGCAGGAGGACTCTGGGATGAACAGGATCCAtaagctggagctggagcttccactggacaaggtcatcaagtTTGTGTCTGTTGGCCTTCCACTGATGCTGGTATGCATGGCCTTCGCCCGTGAAGTTTCTCTGG GGCCTCAGATCACCTGTTTCCCTCCCAACAATTTCACTGTCAAGCAGGCCAGCTACATAGACACATACTGCTGGGACTCTCTCATGCATCATGAGTATGACAGCAATGGGAACTTTGAGGAGCGCTCTCTTTGGGTTCACAAA ATGTTCCCTTACTCTCTTCTCGCCATGGCAATGCTGATGTATCTGCCAGCTCTGATCTGGCGCCAGCTCGTCATGCCCACACTGGGCTCAGACCTGCTGTTCATAATTGATGAACTAGACAAGTCATACAACCGTTCAGTCAGACTGGCACAGAGTATTCTGGATATGCGACAGAACACTAAGAACCCCCTCACATTTCAAGCTGAACTGCAGAG AGCTAGGAAGAAGCGATACTTTGAGTACCCTCTACTGGAGAGATACATGCAGTGCAAACAAAACTCCTACTTCCTTGTTAGCATGCTTTTCTTGCGTGGGTTCCTTCTCCTGACCTTCATGAGTGCTGCCTGTCTCTACCTGGCCTACTTCCACCTCTCTGCCTTCTTGCAGGATGAATTCAGCTGCTTTGTCCGCACGGGCATGTTGCGTGGTGAGAACTGGGTGCCAGAGCTGGTTCAATGTAAAATGACTGGCCAGTTAGTCTTCCAGGTGATAAGCGTGGCCAGTGGCGCAATCTATATCCTGTTGGCTCCCATTGTCATCTTCAGCCTGATTCGGCTTTTTGTCTGGGACACCACCTTCATCTCTGTGTATGATGTCCTCCCTGCTTTGAATCTCATCAACCATCACAGGCTATCCTGCCCACTGAATGACCTCAATGTTCTCCTGCTGTTCTTGCGTGCCAACATAGCATACTTGAAGTCCTATGGAAAGGTGAGGGCATTGTGCTCACTGGCACCACCACAGGTGGGAAATATCACTGCAGGGCAAGGCTTAAACACAATGCTGACccaagaagaaatggaagaacgTGAAGAGGCTGCAATGGAGTTGgcagaggaagtggaggaggcCAAGGAGGAAGGGAAGCCCAACTTAGTGGATATTATGACTGTTTTGGGAGCAGCACAGGGAAGAGTGGTAAACTGCAATGAGAAGAGGCCTCTGGTGGAGGAAAATATGAGTCTGG AGCCAAACCTCCACGGGTACCATGAGTTGAAGGAGACTACACCATTTAGTCATTACTAG